In Serratia sp. FDAARGOS_506, a genomic segment contains:
- a CDS encoding ABC transporter permease, with the protein MKLYWQTFVKVLLGMLERPVWLMLILSLCIMSMVYANRTVWDLPVGVVDQDHSTASRQLIRQLDATSKIAIETYDSLEQAQRDLSWRKLFAVIIMPVDLEKKILSGQNIVVPVYGDATNRLANGQIQQDVVAAYQQLLTEYNNGLLLRSGFSERQAQILLTPILGQTLDVFNPGISFAAIIFPGLLVMLLQHSLLIACIRVNIAMKSMPGGKAPLAAHLGGLTALLPIWLFLSIVLFVLWPWVLGYRQTANIAELLLLTFPFLLAVLGLGKLVTECLRSVEMIYLTLAFITTPIFYLSGTIWPLQSMPAWVRAISYSIPSTWGTKAIAGVNQMGLSLNEVWGDVMMMLVLGVVYTLLGFGVGFLRNSVALRGMFRKRRAS; encoded by the coding sequence ATGAAGCTCTATTGGCAAACCTTCGTTAAAGTGCTGCTCGGCATGCTCGAGCGGCCGGTATGGCTGATGCTGATCCTGTCGCTGTGCATCATGAGCATGGTGTACGCCAACCGCACGGTATGGGATCTGCCGGTGGGGGTGGTCGATCAGGATCACAGCACCGCCAGCCGCCAGCTGATCCGCCAGCTGGACGCCACCTCCAAGATCGCGATTGAAACCTACGACAGCCTGGAACAGGCGCAGCGCGATCTCAGCTGGCGCAAGCTGTTTGCGGTGATCATCATGCCGGTGGATCTGGAGAAGAAGATCCTCAGCGGGCAAAACATCGTGGTGCCGGTATACGGCGACGCCACCAACCGCCTGGCCAACGGCCAGATCCAACAGGACGTAGTGGCGGCCTATCAGCAGCTGCTGACGGAGTACAACAACGGGCTGCTGCTGCGCAGCGGCTTCAGCGAACGGCAGGCGCAGATACTGCTGACGCCGATACTGGGGCAAACGCTGGACGTGTTTAACCCCGGCATCAGCTTCGCGGCGATCATCTTCCCCGGCCTGCTGGTGATGCTGTTGCAGCACTCGCTGCTGATCGCCTGTATCCGCGTCAATATCGCCATGAAGAGTATGCCCGGCGGTAAAGCGCCGCTGGCGGCGCACCTCGGCGGGCTGACGGCGCTGCTGCCGATCTGGCTGTTCCTGTCGATCGTGCTGTTCGTGCTGTGGCCGTGGGTATTGGGCTATAGGCAGACAGCGAACATCGCCGAACTGCTGCTGCTGACTTTCCCGTTCCTGCTGGCGGTACTGGGGCTGGGCAAGCTGGTGACCGAGTGCCTGCGCAGCGTCGAGATGATCTACCTGACGTTGGCATTCATCACCACGCCGATCTTCTACCTGTCCGGCACCATCTGGCCGCTGCAGTCGATGCCGGCCTGGGTGCGCGCCATCTCGTACAGCATTCCCTCCACCTGGGGCACCAAGGCGATCGCCGGCGTCAACCAGATGGGGCTGTCGCTGAACGAAGTGTGGGGCGACGTGATGATGATGCTGGTGCTCGGCGTGGTCTACACCCTGCTGGGCTTCGGCGTCGGCTTCTTGCGCAACAGCGTGGCGCTGCGCGGGATGTTCAGGAAGCGGCGGGCGAGTTGA